In the Prochlorococcus sp. MIT 1307 genome, one interval contains:
- a CDS encoding gamma-glutamyltransferase family protein, producing MRLLTVLMTTMRVIAPLVTLVVPISSQVNWDAPESLATSGKTVSTASGQAVVVTANPLASDAALRTLEKGGTAMDAVITAQTVLAVVEPQSSGLGGGSFLLYWDNKEKLLYALDGRETASAQATEITWLDLDGKPVSWLTASQSLSSIGVPGTTALLWEGHQRFGRLPWKTDLSASIRLAYEGFLPSPRFLRSISLAKRIGIKHAENFQSLYFPDGSPPSATSLFRNKNLGLTLNQLAAGGLDEFYRGGIAKRLIADLDKYQNRDKPLQTITARDLENYRVYERKPLCRLYRSWKICTIPPPSGGGIAVLQALGIYESLTEPNGLDGPASYWHFLAESLRFADADRSHWIGDPIDWPVPLEGLLEDNYLQKRANKIKLNKATAFPLPGRPKGGELLDLASQPRTAGGGTTHLVVVDRDGNVASYTASVETVFGSRHISGGMVLNNQLTDFSFLSNVSGKPIANRIGPNKRPMSSMSPMIVFQNNRPVMALGSPGGWLIPHYVTHALIRSLDFALSPKDVVRSRHLSVKPNQTLLERNSESSTPDSMAAHVLKSFGHQIKYSRFSSGLALIHWKEGTWYGAADPRREGKAVSLP from the coding sequence ATGCGTCTCTTGACTGTATTGATGACAACGATGAGGGTGATCGCTCCTCTTGTAACGCTTGTTGTACCTATCAGTTCACAAGTTAACTGGGATGCTCCAGAAAGTTTGGCGACCAGTGGCAAAACTGTTTCAACTGCTAGTGGTCAAGCTGTTGTTGTCACTGCCAACCCATTGGCGAGTGATGCAGCTCTAAGAACTTTAGAGAAAGGTGGTACTGCTATGGATGCGGTCATCACCGCACAGACAGTATTGGCTGTAGTAGAACCTCAAAGTTCCGGATTGGGAGGTGGGAGCTTTTTGTTGTACTGGGATAACAAAGAAAAACTTTTATATGCACTAGATGGTAGAGAAACTGCTTCGGCTCAAGCTACTGAAATTACATGGCTAGATTTAGATGGGAAGCCAGTCTCCTGGCTGACTGCAAGCCAAAGTCTCTCTTCTATAGGCGTACCGGGGACAACGGCTCTTCTTTGGGAAGGACATCAGAGATTCGGCCGTCTACCATGGAAGACTGATTTAAGTGCAAGCATTCGTCTTGCCTATGAGGGATTTCTACCTAGTCCTCGCTTCCTTCGTTCAATCTCGTTAGCTAAACGGATTGGAATCAAACATGCAGAAAACTTTCAATCCCTATATTTCCCTGATGGTTCTCCTCCGTCTGCAACTTCACTTTTTCGAAATAAGAATTTGGGATTAACTCTTAATCAGCTTGCTGCAGGAGGTCTTGATGAGTTTTATAGGGGTGGAATAGCGAAAAGACTCATAGCAGATCTTGATAAATATCAGAACCGCGACAAACCACTACAAACAATTACCGCAAGAGACCTAGAGAATTATCGGGTTTACGAACGTAAGCCTTTGTGCCGGCTTTATAGGTCTTGGAAAATTTGCACTATTCCTCCTCCAAGTGGTGGTGGCATTGCAGTTTTACAAGCTCTTGGTATATATGAGTCACTAACAGAGCCAAATGGGTTAGATGGGCCGGCAAGTTATTGGCACTTTCTTGCAGAATCCTTACGATTTGCTGATGCAGACAGGTCTCACTGGATAGGAGACCCAATTGATTGGCCGGTACCTCTCGAAGGTTTATTAGAGGATAATTATCTTCAGAAAAGAGCTAACAAGATCAAACTCAACAAAGCAACAGCTTTCCCATTGCCAGGGAGGCCCAAAGGAGGTGAGTTACTTGACTTGGCCAGTCAGCCTCGGACTGCAGGTGGAGGGACGACTCATTTGGTAGTAGTTGATAGAGATGGAAATGTTGCTAGCTATACTGCTTCAGTGGAGACAGTCTTTGGAAGTCGACATATTTCAGGGGGTATGGTTTTGAATAACCAGTTGACAGATTTTTCATTTTTATCAAATGTTTCGGGAAAACCTATTGCTAATCGTATTGGTCCAAATAAACGACCAATGAGTTCTATGTCTCCAATGATTGTTTTTCAAAATAATCGTCCAGTGATGGCACTTGGTTCTCCAGGCGGTTGGCTTATTCCCCATTATGTGACACATGCGTTAATCAGATCTTTAGACTTTGCTCTTTCTCCAAAGGACGTGGTTCGTAGTAGACATCTCTCTGTGAAGCCTAATCAAACTTTGCTAGAGAGAAATA
- a CDS encoding DUF2811 domain-containing protein produces the protein MGNSGESANDSKSVSFLSEVPAPLQAAMTTFIERHPNWDQYRLIQAALAGFLVQNGVESRQVTRLYLDNMFCCKSFEKDLRG, from the coding sequence GTGGGGAATAGTGGTGAGAGTGCCAATGATTCAAAGTCAGTTAGTTTCCTTTCGGAGGTTCCAGCTCCTCTTCAGGCTGCTATGACAACTTTTATAGAGCGGCACCCAAATTGGGATCAATACCGATTAATTCAAGCTGCTTTGGCTGGCTTTCTTGTTCAGAATGGAGTGGAGTCAAGGCAGGTCACTCGCCTTTACCTAGACAATATGTTTTGCTGCAAATCTTTTGAGAAGGATCTCAGAGGTTGA